A window of Hippoglossus stenolepis isolate QCI-W04-F060 chromosome 16, HSTE1.2, whole genome shotgun sequence contains these coding sequences:
- the mrps7 gene encoding 28S ribosomal protein S7, mitochondrial gives MAASVSGLLKPWIPRVFLVRWSRYNPYYLEPEVRKEAYSIPEAELTAEENEQRQLKAIRPIKAATNGITSSVFNDPVVSKFINMMMKHGDKILARDIMSQTLESIKRKQVEKYHKAPQGKKEEIECNPYTIFHQALDNCKPVVGLASVQKGGKYYQVPVPLSDNRQRFLVMKWMITECRDNKHRRTHMYEKLSQELMAAYIKEGNVIKKKHEMHKMAEANRAYAHYRWW, from the exons ATGGCGGCCTCCGTGTCAGGACTGTTAAAACCCTGGATACCAAG AGTGTTCCTGGTGAGATGGAGCAGGTACAACCCTTACTACCTGGAGCCAGAGGTCAGGAAGGAGGCGTACAGCATACCAGAGGCAGAGCTGACCGCCGAGGAGAACGAGCAGCGGCAGCTTAAAGCCATCCGACCCATCAAGGCAGCGACCAACGGGATCACCAGCTCGGTGTTCAACGACCCGGTCGTCAG TAAATTCATCAACATGATGATGAAACATGGAGACAAGATTCTGGCCAGAGATATCATgtcacaa ACTCTAGAGAGCATCAAGAGGAAACAGGTGGAGAAATACCACAAAGCTCCACaggggaagaaggaggagatTGAGTGTAACCCCTACACCATCTTTCACCAGGCTCTGGACAACTGTAAACCTGTGGTTGGGCTGGCCAGTGTACAGAAAGGTGGAAAGTACTATCAG GTGCCCGTCCCTCTCAGTGACAACCGACAACGCTTCCTCGTTATGAAATGGATGATCACAGAGTGTCGGGACAACAAACACCGACGCACGCACATGTATGAAAAACTTTCCCAGGAACTGATGGCAGCGTACATCAAGGAGGGCAACGTCATCAAGAAGAAACATGAGATGCACAAAATGGCCGAAGCCAACAGAGCATACGCCCACTACCGCTGGTGGTAG
- the mif4gdb gene encoding MIF4G domain-containing protein B, with the protein MENSTDDYRIQSFDLDTQMLLKTALKDPSAVNLDKVSDIIVDQSLKDQVFSKEAGRICYTIVQAEAKQNNGIVFRRNLLNRLQQEFKAREETRGRSLQEWVCYVTFICNVFDYLKVNNMPMVALVHPVYDCLMRLSQPDALMNEEEVDCLVVQLHRIGEQLEKVNNLRMDELFFLLRDGFLLQEGLTSMTRLLLLEILEFRAGGWLLSGTAHKYYYSEIAD; encoded by the exons ATGGAAAACTCCACTGACGACTACAGGATCCAGTCATTTGACCTGGACACTCAGATGTTGCTGAAAACAGCCCTGAAAG atcCCAGTGCAGTGAACCTGGACAAAGTTTCCGACATCATCGTGGACCAGTCTCTGAAGGACCAGGTGTTCAGTAAAGAGGCCGGACGCATCTGCTACACCATCGTGCAG GCTGAGGCCAAGCAAAACAACGGAATCGTGTTCAGGAGAAACTTGCTGAACCGACTCCAGCAGGAGTTCAAGGCCCGCGAGGAGACCAGGGGGCGCTCGTTGCAGGAGTGGGTGTGCTACGTCACGTTCATCTGCAACGTCTTCGATTACCTCAAA GTGAACAACATGCCGATGGTGGCCCTGGTCCATCCTGTGTATGACTGCCTGATGAGGCTTTCCCAACCTGATGCTCTAATGAatgaggaagag GTGGACTGCCTGGTAGTGCAGCTGCATCGCATCGGAGAACAGCTGGAGAAGGTGAACAACCTGCGGATGGACGAGCTTTTCTTCCTGCTGCGGGACGgcttcctgctgcaggagggcCTCACCTCCATGACCCGTCTGCTACTGCTGGAGATCCTGGAGTTCAGGGCCGGGGGTTGGTTGCTCAGCGGCACTGCCCACAAGTATTACTACAGCGAAATCGCAGACTAG
- the slc25a19 gene encoding mitochondrial thiamine pyrophosphate carrier isoform X1 encodes MVGFDPGAKGPAHPPEEAALAGSAAGMVTRAIISPFDVLKIRFQLQIESVSSQRPKGKYWGLFQASRCIHSEEGLSAFWKGHVPAQILSICFGAVQFASFELMTEAVHKSTPYDSQTAGVHFVCGGLAACSATVFCQPLDILRTRFAAQGEPKVYRNMRHAVSTMCRSEGVLTFYRGLSPTLMAVFPYAGLQFFFYNVFKNVLAPPPPKSGNSGGSLTSLVSGSGAGMISKAITYPFDLFKKRLQVGGFEAARLHFGQVRSYRGLVDCMVQIAKEEGVRGFFKGLSPSLVKAALSTGFTFFWYELFLNVMRDLRQRRRTDDLTKDLEER; translated from the exons ATGGTGGGCTTCGACCCCGGGGCTAAGGGGCCAGCTCACCCCCCAGAGGAGGCAGCTCTGGCCGGGTCGGCCGCTGGGATGGTGACCCGAGCGATCATCAGCCCGTTCGACGTCCTTAAAATCAGGTTTCAG ctgcagATTGAGAGTGTGTCTTCACAGAGGCCGAAGGGGAAGTACTGGGGATTGTTTCAGGCGTCGCGCTGCATTCACTCGGAGGAGGGTCTCTCTGCCTTCTGGAAGGGCCACGTCCCGGCGCAGATCCTCTCCATCTGCTTCGGGGCTGTGCAG TTTGCCAGCTTTGAGCTCATGACTGAGGCGGTCCACAAGTCGACGCCGTATGACAGCCAAACAGCAGgagttcactttgtgtgtggCGGCCTGGCTGCCTGCTCTGCCACAGTGTTCTGCCAACCTCTGGACATACTGCGCACGCGCTTTGCAGCTCAGGGAGAACCCAAG GTGTACAGGAACATGCGACACGCCGTGTCCACAATGTGTCGCTCAGAGGGAGTTCTGACTTTTTACCGCGGCCTGTCTCCAACACTCATGGCAGTGTTTCCTTATGCCGGGCTGCAGTTCTTCTTCTACAACgtctttaaaaatgtcttggCTCCACCGCCGCCAAAATCTGGGAACTCTGGAG GGAGCCTGACGAGTCTGGTCTCTGGCAGCGGAGCCGGAATGATCAGCAAAGCCATCACTTACCCGTTTGACCTCTTCAAGAAGAGGCTGCAGGTGGGGGGCTTCGAAGCAGCCAGACTTCACTTTGGACAG GTGCGGAGCTACAGAGGCCTGGTGGACTGCATGGTGCAAATAGCCAAAGAGGAGGGCGTGCGCGGCTTCTTTAAAGGCCTCTCACCCAGCCTCGTGAAGGCCGCGCTGTCGACAGGCTTCACCTTTTTCTGGTATGAATTGTTCCTCAATGTCATGCGTGACCTCAGGCAGAGGCGGAGAACAGACGACCTCACCAAAGACCTCGAGGAAAGATGA
- the slc25a19 gene encoding mitochondrial thiamine pyrophosphate carrier isoform X2: MVGFDPGAKGPAHPPEEAALAGSAAGMVTRAIISPFDVLKIRFQLQIESVSSQRPKGKYWGLFQASRCIHSEEGLSAFWKGHVPAQILSICFGAVQVYRNMRHAVSTMCRSEGVLTFYRGLSPTLMAVFPYAGLQFFFYNVFKNVLAPPPPKSGNSGGSLTSLVSGSGAGMISKAITYPFDLFKKRLQVGGFEAARLHFGQVRSYRGLVDCMVQIAKEEGVRGFFKGLSPSLVKAALSTGFTFFWYELFLNVMRDLRQRRRTDDLTKDLEER, encoded by the exons ATGGTGGGCTTCGACCCCGGGGCTAAGGGGCCAGCTCACCCCCCAGAGGAGGCAGCTCTGGCCGGGTCGGCCGCTGGGATGGTGACCCGAGCGATCATCAGCCCGTTCGACGTCCTTAAAATCAGGTTTCAG ctgcagATTGAGAGTGTGTCTTCACAGAGGCCGAAGGGGAAGTACTGGGGATTGTTTCAGGCGTCGCGCTGCATTCACTCGGAGGAGGGTCTCTCTGCCTTCTGGAAGGGCCACGTCCCGGCGCAGATCCTCTCCATCTGCTTCGGGGCTGTGCAG GTGTACAGGAACATGCGACACGCCGTGTCCACAATGTGTCGCTCAGAGGGAGTTCTGACTTTTTACCGCGGCCTGTCTCCAACACTCATGGCAGTGTTTCCTTATGCCGGGCTGCAGTTCTTCTTCTACAACgtctttaaaaatgtcttggCTCCACCGCCGCCAAAATCTGGGAACTCTGGAG GGAGCCTGACGAGTCTGGTCTCTGGCAGCGGAGCCGGAATGATCAGCAAAGCCATCACTTACCCGTTTGACCTCTTCAAGAAGAGGCTGCAGGTGGGGGGCTTCGAAGCAGCCAGACTTCACTTTGGACAG GTGCGGAGCTACAGAGGCCTGGTGGACTGCATGGTGCAAATAGCCAAAGAGGAGGGCGTGCGCGGCTTCTTTAAAGGCCTCTCACCCAGCCTCGTGAAGGCCGCGCTGTCGACAGGCTTCACCTTTTTCTGGTATGAATTGTTCCTCAATGTCATGCGTGACCTCAGGCAGAGGCGGAGAACAGACGACCTCACCAAAGACCTCGAGGAAAGATGA